Genomic segment of Sphingopyxis sp. QXT-31:
GCGCGACCATCCGTTCGCCATCGATCACGATCGGGCTTGCCACGCCATCGACGAACGCCCCCTCGGGCCGGAAGCGCATCCCGCGGGCGATCACCTGCGGGTCGGCGAAAACGCCCGCGACATCGTTGATCGGCCCGGCGGGTACATCTTCGGCCTCGAGTGCGAGCGACAACGACTGCGCCTCCCACGCCGCGATCTTCGCCGCGAGCAGCGGGATCAGCGCCGCGCGGTTCGCCAGCCGCGCGGCGTTGGTGACAAAGCGGGAATCCCCGGCCCAGCCGGGCTCGCCGAGCACCGAACAGAGCTTACGAAACTGCCCGTCGTTGCCGACCGCGATCACCAGCTGGCCGTCGGCGGTCGCGAAAGCCTGATAGGGCACGACATTGGCGTGGCCGTTGCCCATGCGTTTCGGCGACACCCCGCTTGCCAGATAGTTCGCGGCCTGGTTGGCGAGCACCCCGACCTGGCAGTCGAGCAGTGCCATATCGATATGCGCGCCCGCGCCTGTGACGTCACGACGCCGCATCGCGGCGAGGATCGCGACGGTCGAATACATGCCCGTGAAGACGTCGGCATAGGCAATCCCTGCCTTTTGCGGCGCTCCGTCGGGCTCGCCGGTCAGCGACATCGCGCCGCCCATCGCCTGAATGATGAAATCATAACCCGCGCGGTGCGCATAGGGCCCGGTCTGGCCGAAGCCGGTGATCGAACAGACGATCAGCCGCGGAAAATCGGCGCGGAGTCTCACGGGATCGAGCCCATATTTGGCGAGCCCGCCGAGCTTGTAATTCTCGATCACGACATCGGCGTCGGCGATCAGCGCGCGCACCTCGGCCTGCCCTTCGGCGGTCGCGATGTCGATCGCCACCCCCGCCTTGCCGCGGTTGGTGCTGTGATAATAGGCCGCGCCCAGATTTTCGCCATCGGCGCCCGCGATGAAGGGCGGCCCCCAGCTGCGCGTGTCGTCGCCGGCGCCCGGCCGCTCGACCTTCACGACCTCGGCGCCGAGATCGGCGAGCAATTGCCCGCACCAAGGCCCCGCGAGCACCCGCGCCAGCTCGACGACGCGGATGCCCTCCAAGGGTTTAGGCAAAGGCACTGATGCCCGTGATCGCGCGGCCCAGGATCAGCGCATGGACGTCGTGCGTGCCCTCATAGGTGTTCACCGTCTCGAGGTTCACCGCGTGGCGGATGACATGATAGTCGGCCGAGATCCCGTTGCCGCCGTGCATGTCGCGCGCGACGCGCGCGATATCGAGCGCCTTGCCGCAGTTGTTGCGCTTCAGCAGACTGATCATGTCGGGGGCGACATGCCCCTCGTCGATCAGCCGCCCGACGCGCAGCGCGGTCTGCAGGCCCAAGGCGATTTCGGTGAGCATGTTGGCGAGCTTCAGCTGCACGATCTGGTTCGCCGCGAGCGGACGCCCGAACTGCTTGCGCTCGCCGGTGTAATTCCGCGCCGCTTCGTAGCAGAATTCGGCCGCGCCCATCGCGCCCCAGCCGATGCCATAGCGCGCGCGGTTGAGGCAGCCGAACGGACCTTTGAGCCCCGAGACATGCGGCAGCAGCGCATCCTCGCCAACCTCGACCCCGTCCATCACGATCTCGCCGGTGACCGATGCCCGCAGGCTCACCTTGCCCTCGATCTTCGGCGCCGACAGGCCCTTCATGCCCTTTTCGAGCACGAAACCGCGGATCGCGCCGTCGTGCGCGTCGGACTTGGCCCAGACGACGAAGACGTCGGCGATCGGCGAATTGGTGATCCACATCTTCGCGCCCTTAAGGCGATAGCCGCCTTCGATCTTTTCGGCGCGCGTGCGCATGCCGCCGGGGTCGCTGCCGGCATCGGGCTCGGTCAGCCCGAAACAGCCGACAAGCTCGCCCGAAATCAGCCCGGGCAGATATTTGCGCTTCTGCTCCTCGCTGCCATAGGCGTTGATCGGGTGGATCACGAGGCTGCTCTGCACCGAACAGGCCGACCGGTAACCCGAATCGATACGCTCGACCTCGCGCGCGATCAGCCCGTAGCTGACATAGCTGAGGCCGGCGCCGCCATATTCGGGGTCGACCGTCGCGCCAAGCAGCCCGAGCGCGCCCATCTCCGACATGATCTCGCGGTCGAAGCGCTCCTCGAGAAAGGCCGAAGTCACGCGCGGCAACAACTCGCCCTCGGCATAGGCGCGCGCGGCATCGCGGACCATCCGCTCCTCCTCGCTCAATTGCGCGTCGAGCATCAGGGGGTCGAGCGGGTCGAGCGCGGCGACGCGCTGCGGATCGGCGAGGGCCATGGGCTAGGCTTTCTCTTCGTGCGAGCGCCCGGAGGGAACGCCCGCTAGGGGGTGGTCGCGGCCGGGGCTTTTCCGGCCGCCGCGGCAGGCGGGCCGCCGCGCGGCTCCAATATCGCCGCGGTCTCGATCAGGTCAAGCGCGCGCCGCGCCTCGTGATAGCGGCGCGCGTCGATCAGCCATTCGTTCGCCGCCGCGGCGCCGGGCATCGCCTCGACCTCGGCGATCGCCCGGTCGGCCATGCCGCCCGCGAGATAGCGGCGCGCACGATCGAGCCGTTCGGTCGCGCGCGGCGACTGTGTCCCTGCCGCGCGCACCACGAACAATTCGCTCAATTCGCGCCGGATTCCTGTCCACAGATTCGCGTCATCCCCGCTGCGCCCGACCAGTTCGGGGGCGATAGCGTCGAGCTCGGCGCGCAATTGTTCGAGCGTGATCGGATCGCGCGAGGTTTCGATGATCGTCTTGACCGCATTGGGCTGGTCGTCGCCGAAGCGCAGTCGCAGCTGCGCGTCGAGATAACCGAGCGACAACCCGCGATCGAGGGCACGGCGCACCGCGAAGGCGACCAGCAGCCCCTCGGCGCGCGAGGCATTGCCCGACGCCGAGGCGGCTTCGAGCGTGATGCGCGACAGGCGCTGTTCGAGTTCGGCGACGCGCGCGGGCAAGGTCGAGCCGTCGAGCGGGAGCGCCACCATGGGCTGCGGCGTCGCGCCGACCGCCGCCGGCGCCTCGCCCGCGCCCGCCACCGTCAACGTGCCGCCGGGAGACGCGGTGTCGATAACTCTGGTTTTCGGCGCAGCGCCCTGCGCCATGAAGCGATTCATCGCCCAGCCGCCGGCGGCGACGCCGACCAGCAGCAACAGCAATGCCGCGATTGCCAAGCTACGGAAAGATGGCCTTTTGCCCGAAACCTCCGCGCCCATCTGGACGGGCTTGTCGCTGCTTTCGATTGCCATAAACCTCTTTCGAACGACCCTATTTTTGCACCTTTTGGCACAAATGATGCGCCGCTGTCACCATCGCCGCGTCGTCGGGGCGCTCCGTAACGGTAACAGTGGCCCAGCCCTCGCCCGCCGCGGCGGCGGCCGCACCGCTGATCGCGACGAGCGACAGATGGCCGCGATCGGGCCCGACCAGCTCGGCGATCCGCGCCGCTCCGCGCGCCGAATGCGTGAGCAGGATCGCAGGCGCGGCGGTCAGCGCTTCCCAATCGGACGGCGGATCGACCGGATCGACGGCATAGACGGGCAGCGGCACTAGCGCCACCCCGCGCGCGTCGAACGCCGTCCGCTCGCGCCCGCAAAGCCATAAAATCCTTGGCGTTTTTCCCGATGACGCCATGGCGTCGACCAGCGATTGCGCATCGCCGGAGCCCGTCATCGCGACGGTCAATCCCGCCGCCTCCGCCGCGGCAGCCGTCGCCGAACCGACGGCATAAGCGGGAAGCGCCGCAAGCCTCTCCAGTTCCGGTCCGGAAAGACGGAGCGCCTGCGCGCTGGTCAGCAGCAAGGCGTCGAAATCGCCCGGATCGGGGGCTTGCCAGCCCAGCGCATGCGCCGCGAACAAAGGCACGGCCCTGACATCGAGCCCCAGATTTCGCGCCCGCGCCACCGTCGCCGCATTGCCGGGTTCGGCCCGCGTGACGATGACGGGCAGTGTCATGCGCCGAACAGGATTCGCACGGATTCGGGCGCTTCGCCGAGCAGGCGCGCGGCGAGCCTTTCGGGCGCGTCGCCAGCGTCAACCAGCGTCCACCCCGCGACATGCGCGCGCCCGTCCTCTGAGAAGAGCTCGGCGTCAAGCCGCAGCATCCCGTCCGCCTGCCACGAAGCATGCGCCGCGACCGGCGAGCGGCAATCGCCGCCGAGCGCCGCGAGCAGGGCGCGCTCCGCCGCGACCGCGCGGTGCGTCGGGCCATGGTCGACCGCCGCGAGCAGCCCGCGCGCCGCCGCGTCGTCGCTGCGGCATTCGATCCCGATCGCGCCCTGCGACGCCGCGGGCAGTAGCATCGCGGCTTCCTGCACCGTGCCGATCTCGTGCATCCCCAGCCGGTCGAGCCCCGCCGCCGCCAGCAGTGTTGCATCGACCTCGCCCGCCGCCAGCTTGGCGAGCCGCGTCTGGACATTGCCGCGCAGCAGCATCGTCTCGATATCGCTGCGCAACCGCTGCACTTGCGCCGCGCGCCGCGGGCTGCTGGTGCCGAGCCGCGCCCCCGTCGGCAGCGCATCGATCGTCGCCGCGACGATGCCCTCGCGCACCACCAGCCGGTCGCGCGGATCGGCGCGCTCGAGCATCGCGCCGAGGAAAAAGCGCGCGTCGCGCAAGGTTTCGACGTCCTTCAGGCTGTGCACCGCGATATCGATCGTCCCCGCGTCGAGCGCGGCGTC
This window contains:
- a CDS encoding CaiB/BaiF CoA transferase family protein; this encodes MEGIRVVELARVLAGPWCGQLLADLGAEVVKVERPGAGDDTRSWGPPFIAGADGENLGAAYYHSTNRGKAGVAIDIATAEGQAEVRALIADADVVIENYKLGGLAKYGLDPVRLRADFPRLIVCSITGFGQTGPYAHRAGYDFIIQAMGGAMSLTGEPDGAPQKAGIAYADVFTGMYSTVAILAAMRRRDVTGAGAHIDMALLDCQVGVLANQAANYLASGVSPKRMGNGHANVVPYQAFATADGQLVIAVGNDGQFRKLCSVLGEPGWAGDSRFVTNAARLANRAALIPLLAAKIAAWEAQSLSLALEAEDVPAGPINDVAGVFADPQVIARGMRFRPEGAFVDGVASPIVIDGERMVAPGGAPLLGG
- a CDS encoding acyl-CoA dehydrogenase: MALADPQRVAALDPLDPLMLDAQLSEEERMVRDAARAYAEGELLPRVTSAFLEERFDREIMSEMGALGLLGATVDPEYGGAGLSYVSYGLIAREVERIDSGYRSACSVQSSLVIHPINAYGSEEQKRKYLPGLISGELVGCFGLTEPDAGSDPGGMRTRAEKIEGGYRLKGAKMWITNSPIADVFVVWAKSDAHDGAIRGFVLEKGMKGLSAPKIEGKVSLRASVTGEIVMDGVEVGEDALLPHVSGLKGPFGCLNRARYGIGWGAMGAAEFCYEAARNYTGERKQFGRPLAANQIVQLKLANMLTEIALGLQTALRVGRLIDEGHVAPDMISLLKRNNCGKALDIARVARDMHGGNGISADYHVIRHAVNLETVNTYEGTHDVHALILGRAITGISAFA
- a CDS encoding mitofilin family membrane protein; this encodes MAIESSDKPVQMGAEVSGKRPSFRSLAIAALLLLLVGVAAGGWAMNRFMAQGAAPKTRVIDTASPGGTLTVAGAGEAPAAVGATPQPMVALPLDGSTLPARVAELEQRLSRITLEAASASGNASRAEGLLVAFAVRRALDRGLSLGYLDAQLRLRFGDDQPNAVKTIIETSRDPITLEQLRAELDAIAPELVGRSGDDANLWTGIRRELSELFVVRAAGTQSPRATERLDRARRYLAGGMADRAIAEVEAMPGAAAANEWLIDARRYHEARRALDLIETAAILEPRGGPPAAAAGKAPAATTP
- a CDS encoding uroporphyrinogen-III synthase, which produces MTLPVIVTRAEPGNAATVARARNLGLDVRAVPLFAAHALGWQAPDPGDFDALLLTSAQALRLSGPELERLAALPAYAVGSATAAAAEAAGLTVAMTGSGDAQSLVDAMASSGKTPRILWLCGRERTAFDARGVALVPLPVYAVDPVDPPSDWEALTAAPAILLTHSARGAARIAELVGPDRGHLSLVAISGAAAAAAGEGWATVTVTERPDDAAMVTAAHHLCQKVQK
- the hemC gene encoding hydroxymethylbilane synthase; amino-acid sequence: MASIPLPTPARPLRIGTRASPLARAQADMAAAALVRAHRLEPAALDIVPMTATGDRIQDRALAEVGGKALWTRELDAALDAGTIDIAVHSLKDVETLRDARFFLGAMLERADPRDRLVVREGIVAATIDALPTGARLGTSSPRRAAQVQRLRSDIETMLLRGNVQTRLAKLAAGEVDATLLAAAGLDRLGMHEIGTVQEAAMLLPAASQGAIGIECRSDDAAARGLLAAVDHGPTHRAVAAERALLAALGGDCRSPVAAHASWQADGMLRLDAELFSEDGRAHVAGWTLVDAGDAPERLAARLLGEAPESVRILFGA